Proteins encoded within one genomic window of Salipaludibacillus agaradhaerens:
- a CDS encoding FtsX-like permease family protein — MSNLRKLALKLIYRNKWIIISSIVCILIATTLVMTMLLYTFSSKETLENDLRALYGDMDLAVGFNIEQEDRLTSDFIDDLAKLDDMKAMSKVSISHLTLDESNVSLYTVGVENDDLAKSRYHFTYDLGKEDAILNKDLAEALQLEVGEALAIEGATFRLNEIIDDIEGAVSTPDLLILQHEVVNEFLRENEAVDVEATYLLVKAHDNANVLELASDIRENNPHVRIDITEEDHYVKENLANMMTFIIVLSFLVLIVASLLVVSNLELLLYKLRNQLAILRALGATVTQVSKVILIQGSIINVAGVSLGIMCTLVGQGLSKRVIENWLDLPTAAVTYNVISAILIGGVCLLVFQLFIMISVYRSTTILPIKIMQQNEKLDYRSPNTISKLAKLVIILSLICMAFSIVSPYYAQFVLVSALLMMMGIYMIFPVYLNQGLMWILPQVKRWFGKEAYIAVKNMVPQMKKNTLIILAISSLMVIAIFGSVMLNTIHQNQLDYVESQFPTPIVLESRLDYETQIDDEQLREAVTALESVTNASVLSTFGLVEYKSDNGYTSIDYRLGDLNIVLAEQSDRVLSEEELETTVLISHDFAKENELEVGDQIPLGLFSEDDQQIIPKGTFRVGGEIDEEDAPIYMDWSNESFKDDFIKFNQMFVDSSDVSRTLQELEEVKRQFPELKVNSYEKTSAEMGRMFLQRWAIFIIVMGTLVISAIIGICNSLMNNVLSKRKEFAILRAIGVTKKGINKIITTQVMLYISAGILLGILMGSILILIISLIDLGTLSINYRILLIIVLALLIPNMILARVLGKHINDEKVSTALTADNK, encoded by the coding sequence ATGTCCAATTTAAGAAAACTTGCATTGAAGCTCATTTATAGAAATAAATGGATTATTATTTCCTCAATCGTCTGTATCCTCATTGCGACGACGCTTGTGATGACGATGTTGTTATACACGTTTAGCTCAAAAGAAACATTAGAGAATGATTTGCGAGCCCTTTACGGGGATATGGACTTGGCTGTCGGTTTTAATATAGAGCAAGAGGACAGATTAACATCAGACTTTATTGATGACTTAGCTAAATTAGACGACATGAAAGCCATGTCTAAAGTATCTATTTCTCATCTGACTCTCGATGAATCCAATGTGTCACTATACACTGTTGGTGTAGAAAATGATGACCTTGCCAAAAGTCGCTATCATTTTACATATGATTTGGGTAAAGAAGATGCCATCTTAAATAAAGACTTAGCGGAAGCTCTTCAACTAGAAGTAGGAGAGGCTTTGGCTATTGAAGGTGCCACTTTTCGCTTAAATGAAATTATAGATGATATTGAGGGTGCGGTGAGTACACCAGATCTTCTTATTCTACAGCACGAAGTCGTCAATGAGTTTCTGCGAGAGAACGAAGCTGTAGATGTTGAGGCGACATATCTATTAGTAAAAGCTCATGACAATGCCAATGTATTGGAGCTTGCTAGCGATATACGGGAAAACAATCCTCACGTTAGGATTGATATAACGGAAGAAGACCACTATGTTAAAGAGAATCTAGCTAATATGATGACCTTTATCATTGTCTTGAGTTTCCTTGTCCTTATCGTGGCTTCTTTATTAGTCGTTTCGAACCTAGAACTGTTGCTGTATAAATTAAGAAATCAACTTGCCATCTTACGTGCCCTTGGTGCTACAGTCACACAGGTGAGTAAGGTGATTCTCATTCAAGGAAGTATAATTAATGTGGCTGGGGTTTCTTTAGGTATTATGTGTACGTTAGTCGGGCAAGGTCTGTCGAAAAGGGTTATTGAAAATTGGCTTGATTTACCTACAGCGGCAGTGACGTATAACGTAATAAGTGCCATTCTAATTGGTGGCGTCTGTTTGCTCGTTTTTCAACTGTTTATTATGATTTCTGTTTATAGAAGTACGACGATCTTACCGATCAAAATTATGCAGCAAAATGAAAAGCTCGATTATCGATCGCCAAATACGATAAGTAAGCTAGCGAAATTAGTGATCATTCTCTCCTTAATATGTATGGCTTTTAGTATTGTCAGTCCTTATTATGCGCAATTTGTTTTAGTTTCAGCTCTTCTAATGATGATGGGTATTTATATGATCTTCCCTGTTTATCTTAATCAGGGGCTTATGTGGATATTGCCACAGGTGAAAAGATGGTTTGGTAAGGAAGCATATATAGCTGTTAAAAATATGGTTCCTCAAATGAAAAAGAATACGCTCATTATATTAGCGATTTCTTCCTTAATGGTGATTGCCATTTTCGGGTCTGTGATGTTAAATACGATCCACCAAAATCAATTAGATTATGTAGAAAGTCAATTTCCAACGCCAATTGTATTGGAAAGTCGGCTAGATTACGAGACACAAATTGACGACGAACAGTTAAGAGAGGCTGTGACAGCGTTAGAAAGTGTGACAAACGCCAGTGTTTTGAGCACATTTGGGTTAGTAGAATATAAAAGTGATAATGGCTATACGTCGATAGATTATCGCTTAGGAGATCTAAATATTGTGTTAGCTGAACAAAGTGATCGTGTACTTTCAGAGGAAGAATTGGAAACGACGGTGTTAATTTCACATGATTTCGCCAAAGAGAATGAGTTAGAGGTAGGTGATCAAATTCCGTTAGGGTTATTCTCAGAAGATGACCAGCAAATTATTCCTAAAGGGACTTTTCGAGTTGGTGGAGAAATCGATGAGGAAGATGCACCTATTTATATGGATTGGTCTAATGAGAGTTTCAAGGATGACTTTATTAAATTTAACCAGATGTTTGTGGATTCTTCAGATGTCTCTCGCACCTTACAGGAACTAGAAGAGGTTAAAAGACAATTTCCTGAGTTGAAAGTAAATAGCTATGAAAAAACTTCCGCTGAAATGGGTCGTATGTTTTTGCAAAGGTGGGCCATCTTTATTATCGTCATGGGCACACTAGTGATATCGGCTATTATCGGTATATGTAATTCTTTAATGAACAATGTGCTTTCAAAACGTAAAGAATTTGCGATTTTAAGAGCGATAGGTGTGACTAAAAAAGGCATCAATAAAATCATCACGACGCAAGTGATGCTGTATATAAGTGCAGGGATTCTTTTAGGGATTCTAATGGGAAGTATTCTGATTCTCATTATCTCATTAATAGACCTTGGGACGTTATCTATAAACTATCGCATCCTATTAATTATTGTGCTCGCTCTGTTAATTCCAAATATGATTCTGGCTAGAGTATTAGGGAAACATATTAATGACGAAAAGGTCTCAACAGCACTTACGGCTGATAATAAGTAG
- the cas7c gene encoding type I-C CRISPR-associated protein Cas7/Csd2, with translation MSTLDHKIDFAVVVSVSKANPNGDPLNGNRPRQNYDGHGEISDVAIKRKVRNRLQDMGEAIFVQSDDRKIDDFKSLRDRADAHPELAKMLKAKNASSDEFATITCQQWLDVRAFGQVFAFKGANLSVGVRGPVSIHTATSVDPIDIVSTQITKSVNSVTGEKRSSDTMGMKHRVDFGVYVFKGSINTQLAEKTGFTHEDADKIKQALITLFENDSSSARPDGSMEVYKVYWWEHSSKLGQYSSAKVHRSLKVESRIDTPKTIDDYRIELDELDGLNVDVIDGQ, from the coding sequence ATGAGTACACTTGACCACAAGATTGATTTTGCCGTTGTTGTATCTGTTTCTAAAGCAAATCCAAATGGTGATCCGCTTAACGGCAATCGCCCGCGCCAAAACTATGATGGACATGGAGAAATCTCCGATGTGGCGATTAAACGAAAGGTTCGTAATCGTCTGCAGGACATGGGAGAAGCTATATTTGTTCAGTCTGATGATAGAAAGATAGATGATTTTAAAAGTTTACGAGACCGGGCAGATGCTCACCCGGAGTTGGCGAAAATGTTGAAAGCGAAAAATGCATCTTCTGATGAGTTTGCAACCATTACTTGTCAACAATGGTTGGACGTTCGTGCTTTCGGACAAGTATTTGCCTTTAAAGGGGCGAACCTATCCGTCGGCGTCCGTGGACCTGTTTCCATTCATACAGCGACGAGCGTTGATCCAATTGACATCGTTAGCACTCAAATCACGAAAAGTGTTAACTCTGTTACTGGGGAAAAACGTAGCTCTGACACAATGGGGATGAAGCACCGTGTTGATTTTGGCGTTTATGTGTTCAAAGGAAGTATTAATACCCAACTGGCTGAGAAAACGGGCTTTACACATGAGGATGCCGACAAAATCAAGCAAGCTCTCATCACACTTTTTGAAAATGACAGTTCTTCGGCACGCCCTGATGGCAGTATGGAAGTCTATAAAGTGTATTGGTGGGAGCATTCTTCAAAACTTGGGCAATACTCATCTGCTAAAGTACACCGTTCGTTAAAAGTAGAATCGCGTATAGATACACCAAAAACCATTGATGATTATCGCATTGAGTTGGACGAACTAGATGGTTTAAATGTTGATGTTATCGATGGCCAGTAA
- the cas2 gene encoding CRISPR-associated endonuclease Cas2: MLVLITYDVQTSSMGGTTRLRKVAKACQNYGQRVQNSVFECIVDSAQLTSLKLELTSLIDEEKDSLRIYRLGNNYKTKVDHIGTKPSLKLEDPLIF, translated from the coding sequence ATGCTTGTCTTAATCACGTATGATGTGCAAACGTCAAGTATGGGAGGCACGACGAGGCTAAGAAAAGTGGCCAAAGCCTGTCAAAATTATGGACAGCGCGTGCAAAATTCCGTTTTTGAATGTATCGTTGATTCGGCACAACTAACCTCGTTAAAATTGGAGCTAACAAGTTTAATTGACGAAGAAAAAGATAGTTTGCGCATCTATCGCTTAGGAAACAACTACAAAACAAAAGTGGACCATATCGGAACTAAACCATCACTAAAGTTAGAAGATCCACTCATTTTTTAA
- a CDS encoding DinB family protein, which yields MTLKTSMLAQLKTCHRENAWYVATLNAIDELTEEQAMWKPQEADYSICELTNHIIYYSDRYLKRFKGTEDDEIHKDNTFKGSEGMSWYDTVERLTVITSEWVKVVGEADEQKLFDWAVDIAHLTTHTAYHTGQMVVLRKWQHAWHDKNGVKYNP from the coding sequence ATGACGCTTAAAACGAGTATGTTAGCGCAGTTAAAAACGTGTCATCGTGAAAATGCGTGGTATGTGGCGACGCTTAATGCCATTGATGAGTTGACAGAGGAACAGGCGATGTGGAAGCCACAGGAGGCCGATTATTCGATATGTGAGCTGACCAATCATATTATCTATTATAGTGACCGTTACTTAAAGCGATTTAAAGGAACAGAAGACGATGAAATCCACAAAGATAATACGTTTAAAGGCAGTGAGGGAATGAGTTGGTATGATACCGTCGAACGCTTAACAGTGATCACCTCGGAATGGGTGAAAGTAGTGGGAGAAGCAGATGAGCAAAAGCTCTTTGACTGGGCAGTTGACATCGCTCACTTGACGACTCACACCGCTTATCATACAGGGCAAATGGTTGTTCTCCGTAAATGGCAACATGCTTGGCATGACAAAAACGGGGTGAAGTATAATCCTTAA
- a CDS encoding class II fumarate hydratase — protein MDASSQYRMENDTLGSIMVPKSAYYGSQTQRAIDNFNISGITLPRVFIKAQGIIKAASATTNMAMGTLAPDMGKAIVQAAEEVIEGKWDNEFVVDVYQAGAGTSQNMNVNEVIASRATELVGGTQRVNPNDHVNMSQSTNDTFPSALNMAAAEEITARLLPVLNQLQEAFQKKADQFMPILKAGRTHLHDGVPIRLGQEFSGYAETVNTVRQQLTERLDGLYVIGLGGNAIGTKVNLQPGYIPKVMEEIRKRTNMPFREPANIFSFMQNMNEPIRCMLTLKELATHLIKITSDLRLLSSGPRTGLAEITLPPVQPGSTIMPGKVNPAILEMTHMVCCQVIGYETAVATAGIAGQLEINVMMPVIAHTFLHAIDLMVNAINTLVPKCINGIDVNQANCERWMNESLSLVTGLSPSLGYDMASQIGMSADEENKTIKQILMEKGLLTDEVIQAIDPKGMA, from the coding sequence ATGGATGCTTCAAGTCAGTATCGTATGGAAAATGACACGTTAGGAAGTATTATGGTACCTAAATCAGCTTACTATGGGTCACAGACGCAGCGAGCGATCGACAACTTTAACATTAGCGGCATCACATTACCGCGGGTGTTTATAAAAGCGCAAGGCATTATTAAAGCGGCCAGTGCCACGACTAATATGGCGATGGGGACATTAGCCCCCGATATGGGAAAAGCCATCGTTCAAGCAGCTGAGGAAGTGATTGAGGGAAAGTGGGATAATGAGTTTGTCGTAGACGTGTATCAGGCAGGTGCAGGGACGTCGCAAAATATGAATGTCAATGAAGTGATCGCAAGCCGAGCAACAGAGCTTGTGGGCGGCACGCAGCGCGTTAACCCAAATGATCACGTCAATATGTCCCAGTCCACTAACGATACGTTCCCGTCAGCGCTTAACATGGCTGCCGCCGAAGAGATAACAGCACGGCTCCTTCCTGTTCTTAACCAGTTACAAGAAGCTTTCCAAAAGAAAGCCGATCAGTTTATGCCTATCTTAAAAGCGGGAAGAACTCATTTACACGACGGTGTCCCCATTCGATTAGGGCAGGAGTTCTCAGGTTATGCTGAAACCGTTAATACTGTGAGGCAACAGCTTACAGAGAGATTAGATGGGCTATATGTAATTGGCTTAGGTGGAAATGCTATAGGGACAAAGGTGAATTTACAGCCTGGCTACATACCAAAGGTGATGGAAGAAATTCGAAAGCGGACGAATATGCCGTTTCGCGAACCAGCTAACATCTTTTCATTTATGCAAAATATGAATGAGCCTATTCGGTGTATGCTCACACTGAAAGAATTGGCGACCCATTTAATTAAAATAACGAGCGACTTACGATTACTTAGCTCAGGACCTCGGACAGGATTAGCCGAAATTACGCTGCCGCCAGTCCAGCCTGGATCAACGATTATGCCTGGGAAAGTCAATCCAGCGATATTAGAAATGACACACATGGTGTGCTGCCAAGTGATTGGCTATGAAACAGCCGTTGCTACGGCAGGTATTGCCGGACAATTAGAGATTAATGTAATGATGCCAGTCATTGCCCATACCTTCCTCCATGCGATCGACTTAATGGTCAATGCCATCAATACGCTTGTCCCAAAATGTATTAACGGCATTGATGTGAATCAAGCCAATTGTGAAAGGTGGATGAATGAGAGCTTATCACTCGTCACAGGACTCAGCCCGTCTTTAGGCTATGATATGGCCTCGCAAATTGGCATGAGTGCGGATGAGGAGAATAAAACGATTAAACAAATCCTTATGGAAAAAGGGCTGTTAACCGATGAGGTGATACAAGCGATTGATCCAAAAGGAATGGCGTGA
- the cas1c gene encoding type I-C CRISPR-associated endonuclease Cas1c, whose protein sequence is MKKLLNTLYVTQPDTYLSLDGDNVVLLKEQEKLGRLPLHNLEAIVSFGYTGASPALMGYCADRNISITFLTKNGRFLARVVGESRGNVVLRKTQYRISENEQQSTSIARNFIIGKIYNSKWILERMTREHALRVDVDKFKTVSQLMSLILQEARSCDNLESLRGWEGQAAINYNKVFDDMILQQKDHFSFHGRSRRPPKDNVNAMLSFAYTLLANDVAAALETVGLDAYVGFMHQDRPGRASLALDLMEELRSIYADRFVLSLINRKEMTAEGFYKKENGAVLMTDEARKTFLKAWQTKKQEKITHPYLGEKMSWGLVPYAQALMLARFLRGDLDEYPPFLWK, encoded by the coding sequence ATGAAAAAGTTATTAAATACTTTGTATGTGACTCAGCCTGATACGTATTTATCACTTGACGGTGATAACGTCGTGTTGTTGAAAGAACAAGAAAAGCTCGGTAGACTCCCTCTGCATAATTTGGAGGCCATTGTCAGTTTTGGGTATACAGGTGCAAGCCCCGCTTTAATGGGCTATTGTGCAGATCGAAACATTTCAATCACGTTTCTAACGAAAAACGGGCGTTTTTTAGCGAGAGTGGTGGGAGAAAGTCGGGGTAATGTCGTGTTAAGAAAGACCCAATACCGTATATCCGAAAATGAACAACAGTCAACGAGCATTGCACGAAATTTTATTATAGGGAAAATATACAATAGCAAATGGATACTTGAACGAATGACGAGGGAACATGCCTTACGTGTTGATGTTGACAAGTTTAAAACAGTGTCTCAGCTTATGTCCCTTATTTTACAGGAAGCCCGTAGCTGTGATAATTTAGAAAGTTTGCGTGGCTGGGAAGGGCAAGCAGCGATCAACTACAATAAAGTGTTCGATGATATGATTTTACAGCAAAAAGATCATTTCTCCTTTCATGGACGATCGAGAAGACCACCAAAAGACAACGTGAATGCAATGCTGTCGTTTGCCTATACGTTACTTGCCAATGATGTTGCGGCTGCACTGGAAACTGTCGGTCTTGATGCCTATGTAGGTTTTATGCATCAAGACCGCCCAGGGCGAGCGTCGCTTGCATTAGATCTCATGGAAGAGTTACGAAGTATTTATGCAGATCGTTTTGTACTGTCACTTATTAATCGTAAGGAGATGACTGCGGAAGGCTTCTATAAAAAAGAAAACGGTGCTGTCTTGATGACTGATGAAGCGCGTAAAACATTTTTAAAGGCGTGGCAAACGAAGAAGCAAGAAAAAATTACCCACCCTTATCTCGGAGAAAAAATGTCATGGGGACTTGTTCCTTATGCACAAGCCTTAATGTTAGCGCGTTTCTTGCGTGGAGATTTAGATGAATACCCACCATTCTTGTGGAAGTAG
- a CDS encoding YfiT family bacillithiol transferase, with the protein MEDLRYPIGQFEENAYSLEQVNGWIEEMAKFPEDLRGAVKGLTDQQLDTPYREGGWTVRQVVHHLPDSHMNAYIRCKWALTEDKPTIKPYLEAEWAELPDASMPVDVSLALLDALHNRWTTLLTSLEPVDLEKTFRHPESGIVKLGISIGIYAWHGRHHLAHITSLRQRMGWEK; encoded by the coding sequence ATGGAGGATCTTCGTTATCCAATCGGTCAATTTGAGGAAAATGCTTATTCACTAGAGCAAGTAAACGGGTGGATAGAAGAGATGGCCAAGTTCCCCGAAGACTTGAGGGGAGCTGTGAAAGGATTAACTGATCAACAGCTTGATACACCTTATCGGGAAGGCGGCTGGACGGTTAGACAAGTGGTTCATCACTTGCCAGATAGTCATATGAACGCGTATATTCGATGTAAATGGGCACTTACCGAAGACAAGCCAACGATTAAGCCTTATTTGGAAGCTGAATGGGCGGAGCTGCCGGATGCTTCAATGCCGGTGGATGTCTCATTAGCTTTATTAGACGCTTTGCATAACAGATGGACGACCCTTCTAACGAGTTTAGAGCCAGTTGATTTAGAAAAAACATTCCGTCACCCTGAATCAGGTATTGTGAAATTAGGTATTAGTATTGGTATTTATGCGTGGCATGGTCGTCATCATCTCGCCCATATTACCTCCCTTCGCCAGCGGATGGGGTGGGAAAAATAA
- the cas4 gene encoding CRISPR-associated protein Cas4: MASNEEDHYLMLSGLQHFQFCKRQWALIHIEQQWEENVRTIEGQHLHRKADQPFIKEKRGSKLTVRAMPIQSRQLQISGICDVVEFVEHRDGVSLSGVTGTYQAYPVEYKRGKPKKGDEDVVQLVAQAMCLEEMLVCRIDKGYLFYNEIKHRVEVPITDELRNNVIKMAKEMHHYYGNRHTPKVKTGPFCKNCSLQHVCLPKLMTKRTVKSYIEGRLGE; encoded by the coding sequence ATGGCCAGTAATGAGGAAGACCACTATTTGATGTTGTCAGGCTTGCAGCATTTTCAATTCTGTAAAAGGCAGTGGGCGCTGATACATATCGAACAGCAATGGGAAGAAAATGTGAGAACGATTGAAGGGCAACACCTCCATCGAAAAGCGGATCAGCCGTTCATTAAGGAAAAGCGGGGAAGTAAACTGACTGTCCGAGCGATGCCAATTCAATCTCGACAGCTCCAAATAAGTGGTATTTGCGATGTAGTCGAATTTGTGGAGCACCGAGACGGTGTAAGTCTTTCAGGTGTAACCGGAACTTATCAAGCATATCCTGTTGAGTATAAGCGTGGGAAACCGAAGAAAGGCGACGAAGATGTGGTTCAGTTAGTCGCTCAAGCCATGTGTCTTGAAGAAATGCTTGTATGCCGCATTGACAAAGGCTATTTATTTTACAATGAGATTAAGCATCGCGTGGAAGTGCCAATCACGGATGAATTAAGAAATAATGTGATTAAAATGGCGAAAGAAATGCATCATTATTATGGGAATCGGCACACCCCAAAAGTGAAAACAGGCCCCTTTTGTAAAAATTGTTCATTACAACATGTATGTTTGCCAAAACTGATGACCAAACGCACAGTGAAAAGTTATATAGAGGGGAGGCTGGGCGAATGA
- a CDS encoding carbonic anhydrase, with the protein MKRRVGWGSVVVVLVSSVVITACSTAQSGDEEVNSLNGSGTHEEAIKDEHEGHWSYTGETGPTHWGSLDASYELCEQEQEQSPINIETDEVTTTDAHISIAYQPSSFEIENNGHTIQANALTEDNTISIEDEDYQLIQFHFHVPSEHQKNGEHLDMELHFVHQNQEGELAVLGVLMEEGDVNDALTELWAEMPQEEMDETIELTDAIDLNALLPSSHEGFHYGGSLTTPPCTEGVKWVVLEKTISVSQEQIDTFAEIFPTNNRPVQPWNDRHVYEVAID; encoded by the coding sequence ATGAAAAGAAGAGTAGGGTGGGGAAGCGTGGTAGTCGTTTTAGTGTCAAGTGTCGTCATAACGGCCTGTTCTACAGCGCAATCAGGAGACGAAGAAGTTAACTCATTAAATGGCAGTGGCACTCATGAAGAGGCAATAAAAGACGAACATGAGGGGCATTGGTCATATACTGGAGAAACTGGACCGACGCATTGGGGATCGTTAGACGCCTCTTATGAATTATGTGAACAAGAGCAGGAACAATCGCCGATCAACATTGAGACAGATGAGGTGACAACTACTGATGCTCATATCAGCATCGCCTATCAGCCGAGCTCGTTTGAGATCGAAAATAACGGTCATACGATTCAAGCTAATGCCCTAACAGAGGATAATACTATCTCGATAGAGGATGAGGATTATCAATTAATTCAATTTCACTTCCATGTCCCTTCTGAACACCAAAAAAATGGAGAACACTTAGACATGGAGCTTCATTTTGTCCATCAAAATCAAGAGGGGGAGCTGGCAGTGCTGGGTGTCCTAATGGAAGAAGGGGATGTGAACGACGCATTAACAGAGCTATGGGCTGAAATGCCACAAGAAGAGATGGATGAAACGATTGAATTAACGGATGCTATCGATCTTAATGCATTATTGCCAAGCAGCCATGAAGGCTTTCACTATGGTGGTTCTCTTACAACGCCTCCTTGTACTGAAGGTGTAAAATGGGTTGTCCTCGAAAAAACAATTTCCGTCTCGCAAGAACAAATTGACACATTCGCAGAGATCTTTCCAACCAATAATCGGCCTGTCCAACCGTGGAATGATCGGCATGTATACGAAGTGGCTATTGATTAA
- a CDS encoding ABC transporter ATP-binding protein, whose amino-acid sequence MDERDAVLEIEKLSKEYEGPNYKVQALKNVSFQVYKGEILAVMGTSGSGKSTLLNILGALDEPTSGKVKLQGQFDKNQFSEPSASLYRQENIGFVFQSFHLLKDLTVEENIAIPLILKEMDQKEIDTKVSDIIALMGLTEWRNHRPIQLSGGQQQRVAIGRAIITEPPILLADEPTGNLDFNTSKDILNVLVKMRDKFNQSIIVVTHDPTVATYADRVLFFQDGTIKDKYKCTQKNDLDMILAKFKKLTESDH is encoded by the coding sequence ATGGATGAAAGAGATGCCGTTTTAGAAATCGAAAAGTTATCAAAAGAGTATGAAGGTCCAAATTATAAGGTGCAAGCATTAAAAAATGTCTCCTTTCAAGTATATAAAGGTGAGATTTTAGCGGTGATGGGGACAAGTGGATCGGGGAAAAGCACATTATTAAATATATTAGGAGCACTTGATGAACCAACTTCAGGTAAGGTGAAGCTGCAAGGGCAATTTGATAAAAATCAATTTAGTGAGCCATCAGCGTCATTATACAGGCAGGAGAATATTGGATTTGTCTTCCAGTCTTTTCACTTGTTAAAGGATTTAACGGTGGAAGAAAATATAGCGATACCGTTAATTTTAAAGGAGATGGACCAAAAAGAGATTGATACAAAAGTTTCGGACATCATAGCGCTAATGGGGTTAACTGAATGGCGTAACCACCGGCCGATCCAGCTTTCAGGTGGCCAACAACAGCGTGTAGCGATTGGGCGAGCTATCATTACAGAGCCGCCGATTCTTTTAGCGGACGAGCCAACCGGAAATCTTGATTTTAACACATCGAAAGATATTTTGAATGTACTCGTCAAAATGAGAGATAAATTCAATCAAAGTATTATTGTGGTGACTCATGACCCGACGGTTGCCACATATGCTGATAGAGTGCTATTTTTCCAGGATGGGACAATAAAAGATAAGTATAAATGTACACAAAAGAATGACTTAGATATGATTTTAGCTAAGTTCAAAAAACTGACAGAAAGTGATCACTAA